A window of the Catenulispora sp. GP43 genome harbors these coding sequences:
- the hutU gene encoding urocanate hydratase, with translation MTATSGPRPVRAARGTSITARGWQQEAAMRMLMNNLDPEVAEHPDELVVYGGTGKAARNWPSFDAMVRTLQTLKNDETMLVQSGKPVGVMQTHEWAPRVLLANSNLVGDWANWEEFRRLEALGLTMYGQMTAGSWIYIGTQGILQGTYETFAAVAAKKFHDTLAGTITLTAGLGGMGGAQPLAVTMNGGVAICVDCDERSIDRRVEHRYLDVKANSLDHALQLATEARDKREPLSIGVLGNAAELVPQLLAMDAPIDIVTDQTSAHDPLAYLPIGVDFHDMKQFAKDKPAEFTQRARESMAKHVEAMVGFQDKGAEVFDYGNSIRGEAQLAGYTRAFDFPGFVPAYIRPLFCEGKGPFRWAALSGEASDIAKTDKAILELFPENESLARWIKMAGERVHFQGLPARICWLGYGERDKAGERFNDMVADGTLAAPIVIGRDHLDAGSVASPYRETEAMADGSDAIADWPLLNAMVNVASGASWVSIHHGGGVGMGRSIHAGQVTVADGTKLAGEKVRRVLTNDPGMGVIRHVDAGYDHADEIADERGVRVPMREGDA, from the coding sequence ATGACCGCGACCAGTGGTCCGCGCCCGGTCCGCGCCGCCCGTGGGACGAGCATCACCGCACGGGGCTGGCAGCAGGAAGCCGCCATGCGGATGTTGATGAACAACCTCGACCCGGAAGTCGCCGAGCACCCCGACGAGCTGGTCGTCTACGGCGGCACCGGCAAGGCGGCACGCAACTGGCCGTCCTTCGACGCGATGGTGCGCACCCTTCAGACGCTGAAGAACGACGAGACCATGCTGGTGCAGTCCGGCAAGCCGGTCGGCGTCATGCAGACCCACGAGTGGGCCCCGCGCGTCCTGCTGGCCAACTCCAACCTGGTCGGCGACTGGGCGAACTGGGAGGAGTTCCGGCGCCTGGAGGCCCTCGGCCTGACCATGTACGGCCAGATGACCGCCGGCTCCTGGATCTACATCGGCACCCAGGGCATCCTGCAGGGCACCTACGAGACGTTCGCCGCCGTCGCCGCCAAGAAGTTCCACGACACCCTGGCCGGGACCATCACCCTGACCGCGGGTCTGGGCGGCATGGGCGGCGCGCAGCCGCTGGCCGTCACCATGAACGGCGGCGTGGCGATCTGCGTCGACTGCGACGAGCGCTCGATCGACCGCCGCGTCGAGCACCGCTACCTGGACGTGAAGGCGAACTCGCTGGACCACGCGCTCCAGCTGGCCACCGAGGCCCGGGACAAGCGCGAGCCGCTGTCCATCGGCGTCCTGGGCAACGCCGCCGAGCTGGTCCCGCAGCTGCTGGCGATGGACGCGCCGATCGACATCGTCACCGACCAGACCTCGGCGCACGACCCGCTGGCGTACCTGCCGATCGGCGTGGACTTCCACGACATGAAGCAGTTCGCCAAGGACAAGCCGGCCGAGTTCACGCAGCGGGCCCGCGAGTCGATGGCCAAGCACGTGGAGGCCATGGTCGGCTTCCAGGACAAGGGCGCCGAGGTCTTCGACTACGGCAACTCGATCCGCGGCGAGGCCCAGCTGGCCGGCTACACCCGGGCCTTCGACTTCCCCGGCTTCGTCCCGGCCTACATCCGTCCGCTGTTCTGCGAGGGCAAGGGCCCGTTCCGCTGGGCCGCGCTGTCCGGCGAGGCGAGCGACATCGCCAAGACCGACAAGGCGATCCTGGAGCTGTTCCCGGAGAACGAGTCGCTGGCCCGCTGGATCAAGATGGCCGGCGAGCGCGTGCACTTCCAGGGCCTGCCGGCGCGCATCTGCTGGCTCGGCTACGGCGAGCGCGACAAGGCCGGCGAGCGCTTCAACGACATGGTCGCCGACGGCACGCTGGCCGCGCCGATCGTGATCGGCCGCGACCACCTGGACGCAGGTTCCGTGGCCTCGCCGTACCGGGAGACCGAGGCGATGGCCGACGGCTCGGACGCGATCGCGGACTGGCCGCTGCTGAACGCGATGGTGAACGTGGCCTCCGGCGCCTCGTGGGTGTCGATCCACCACGGCGGCGGCGTCGGCATGGGCCGCTCGATCCACGCCGGGCAGGTGACCGTCGCCGACGGCACGAAGCTGGCCGGCGAGAAGGTTCGCAGGGTGCTGACGAACGACCCGGGCATGGGCGTGATCCGGCACGTGGACGCGGGCTACGACCACGCGGACGAGATCGCCGACGAGCGCGGTGTGCGCGTGCCGATGCGTGAGGGTGACGCGTAA
- the hutI gene encoding imidazolonepropionase yields MTTTLFTGIAELTTHAGLGTDAEPATEAGAGTLADAALVVADGRVAWTGPAAQAPDADERVDLGGRAVIPGFVDSHAHLVFAGDRAQEFAARMTGTPYSAGGIRTTVAATRAASDEALRANLKRLTGEMLRQGTTTVECKSGYGLTVDDEARALRLAREQAEAVTYLGAHVVPAEYKDRPEDYVELVKGPMLDACAPYADYADVFCERGAFDEEQTREILTAAQAKGLDVRLHANQLGNGPGVQLAVEFGAASADHCTFLDDKDIEALAGSQTVATLLPGVEFSTRSPYPDARRLLEAGATVAIATDCNPGSCYTNSMPFCIAVAVRDMRMSPAEALWAATVGGAKALRREDVGHLGIGARADFAVLDAPSFIHLAYRPGVPLVHRVWKNGTPV; encoded by the coding sequence GTGACCACCACCTTGTTCACCGGCATCGCCGAGCTCACCACCCACGCCGGGCTCGGCACCGACGCCGAACCCGCCACCGAGGCCGGGGCCGGCACCCTGGCCGACGCCGCCCTCGTCGTCGCCGACGGCCGCGTCGCCTGGACCGGACCGGCGGCCCAGGCCCCCGACGCCGACGAGCGCGTCGACCTCGGCGGCCGCGCCGTGATCCCCGGCTTCGTCGACAGCCACGCGCACCTGGTGTTCGCCGGCGATCGCGCGCAGGAGTTCGCGGCGCGCATGACCGGCACGCCGTACAGCGCCGGCGGCATCCGCACCACGGTGGCGGCCACCCGCGCCGCCTCCGACGAGGCCCTGCGGGCCAATCTGAAGCGCCTCACCGGCGAGATGCTGCGGCAGGGCACGACGACCGTCGAGTGCAAGTCCGGCTACGGCCTCACCGTCGACGACGAGGCCCGGGCCCTGCGCCTGGCGCGCGAGCAGGCCGAGGCGGTCACCTACCTCGGCGCGCACGTCGTCCCGGCCGAATACAAGGACCGGCCCGAGGACTACGTCGAGCTCGTCAAGGGCCCGATGCTGGACGCCTGCGCCCCGTATGCCGACTACGCCGACGTCTTCTGCGAGCGCGGCGCCTTCGACGAGGAGCAGACCCGCGAGATCCTCACCGCGGCCCAGGCCAAGGGGCTCGACGTGCGCCTGCACGCCAACCAGCTCGGCAACGGCCCCGGCGTCCAGCTGGCCGTGGAGTTCGGCGCCGCTTCGGCCGACCACTGCACATTCCTGGACGACAAGGACATCGAAGCTCTGGCCGGATCGCAGACCGTCGCGACGCTTCTGCCGGGCGTCGAGTTCTCGACGCGCTCGCCCTACCCGGACGCCCGCCGCCTCCTGGAGGCCGGCGCGACCGTCGCCATCGCCACCGACTGCAACCCGGGGTCCTGCTACACCAACTCGATGCCGTTCTGCATCGCGGTGGCTGTCAGGGACATGCGCATGTCGCCGGCCGAAGCGCTGTGGGCGGCGACCGTCGGCGGCGCCAAGGCACTGCGCCGCGAAGACGTCGGCCACCTGGGCATCGGGGCCCGCGCGGACTTCGCCGTCCTGGACGCCCCGAGCTTCATCCACCTCGCCTACCGGCCGGGCGTCCCGCTTGTCCACAGGGTGTGGAAAAACGGGACGCCCGTCTAA
- a CDS encoding allantoate amidohydrolase, whose protein sequence is MWRSLLPLGLNSDTGGYRRFAWNTADLACREWFRSEAAARGLEVETDRNGNLWAWWGPKGPGAIVTGSHLDSVPDGGAFDGPLGVVSSFAAVDVLRARGFTPAKPFAVACFSDEEGARFGIACAGSRLMTGALDADKARGLCDLDGVTMAAAMEQAGQDPSTLGRDDERLEGIAAYVELHVEQGKALAFTESPVAVASAIWPHSRWRFEFAGEANHAGTTRLEDRRDPMLTYANAVLAARKKAKLGGAVATFGRLVVEPNGTNAIPSRVRAWLDVRAPADEILTAVTEEIIKAADERAGRDGTVLSTERESHTPIVEFDDVLRNRLAGTLRHSFGAVPVLPTGAGHDAGILAAAVPTAMLYVRNPTGVSHAPGEHADDRDCLAGVSALADVLQELCQ, encoded by the coding sequence ATGTGGCGCTCGCTTCTGCCCCTCGGCCTGAACTCCGACACCGGCGGCTACCGCCGGTTCGCCTGGAACACCGCGGATCTGGCGTGCCGCGAGTGGTTCCGCTCCGAGGCCGCCGCGCGCGGCCTGGAGGTGGAGACCGACCGCAACGGCAACCTGTGGGCGTGGTGGGGGCCCAAGGGCCCCGGCGCGATCGTCACCGGCTCGCACCTGGACTCGGTGCCCGACGGCGGCGCGTTCGACGGGCCGCTCGGCGTGGTCTCGTCGTTCGCGGCCGTCGACGTGCTGCGCGCTCGCGGTTTCACTCCCGCGAAGCCCTTCGCGGTGGCGTGCTTCTCCGACGAGGAGGGCGCCCGCTTCGGCATCGCCTGCGCCGGATCCCGGCTGATGACCGGCGCGCTGGACGCCGACAAGGCGCGGGGCCTGTGCGATCTGGACGGCGTCACGATGGCCGCGGCGATGGAGCAGGCCGGCCAGGACCCCTCGACGCTGGGCCGCGACGACGAGCGCCTGGAGGGCATCGCGGCGTACGTCGAGCTGCACGTCGAGCAGGGCAAGGCGCTGGCGTTCACCGAGTCGCCGGTCGCGGTGGCCTCGGCGATCTGGCCGCACAGCCGCTGGCGCTTCGAGTTCGCCGGCGAGGCCAACCACGCCGGCACCACCCGGCTGGAGGACCGGCGCGACCCGATGCTCACCTACGCCAACGCCGTGCTGGCGGCCCGCAAGAAGGCCAAGCTCGGCGGCGCGGTGGCGACGTTCGGCCGGCTGGTCGTGGAGCCCAACGGCACGAACGCCATCCCTTCGCGGGTGCGCGCCTGGCTGGACGTTCGGGCCCCGGCCGATGAGATCCTGACAGCCGTGACCGAGGAGATCATCAAGGCCGCGGACGAACGGGCCGGCCGCGACGGCACCGTCCTGAGCACCGAACGGGAATCGCACACGCCGATCGTGGAATTCGACGACGTTTTGCGGAACCGTCTTGCGGGCACTCTCCGTCACAGTTTCGGCGCCGTCCCCGTGCTGCCGACGGGTGCGGGGCACGACGCCGGGATCCTGGCGGCGGCCGTACCGACCGCGATGCTGTACGTCCGCAACCCCACCGGCGTGTCCCACGCGCCAGGCGAGCACGCGGACGACCGCGACTGCCTGGCCGGGGTGTCCGCGCTCGCCGACGTGTTGCAGGAGCTGTGCCAGTGA
- a CDS encoding MFS transporter, which translates to MRTIINRDFTRLWYGQAVSKVGDYVFNTTLVLWIATKLGYHQSWAAAAVSGVLISGLVAMFAIAPAAGVFADRWNRKRTMLRMDAIRAVLVGALAVVAFLPADKLPVAAWLTLIYAVVFAVNTAGTFFGPSRMAVVPDVVNGPEEIAKASGITQSTDALAGMIGPPLAAPLLFAGGVQWAIAINALSYVVSFLAIRSVPIPDNAPNPAETAASNFWAEFTVGLAFFAKTRVLIVVIVSACIANFGGQAMNTLDVFFTTQNLHAAPKLYGLLGMAAGAGAIVGGLLATRVVARIGTANAVWTTVGASGLLVLVYARQTSIWAALPVIFLGLLPIAMVNAAIEPLVIQVTPRAMLGRVVSVFMPIISATQLGSTMLIGWLMSTVMLGFHADVAGLHMGPIDTMFSITGLLFILAAIYAFVMLPRKDVAVRSNQLDASTL; encoded by the coding sequence ATGCGGACCATCATCAATCGCGATTTCACAAGGCTCTGGTATGGCCAGGCTGTATCGAAGGTCGGCGACTACGTCTTCAATACGACGCTGGTTCTGTGGATCGCCACAAAGCTGGGCTACCACCAGAGCTGGGCCGCCGCCGCGGTGTCCGGAGTCCTGATCTCGGGGCTGGTGGCGATGTTCGCGATAGCCCCGGCGGCCGGGGTCTTCGCGGATCGCTGGAACCGGAAACGCACGATGCTGCGGATGGACGCGATCCGGGCCGTCCTGGTCGGCGCGCTCGCCGTCGTCGCCTTCCTGCCCGCCGACAAGCTCCCGGTCGCGGCATGGCTCACGCTGATCTATGCCGTGGTCTTCGCGGTCAACACGGCGGGGACGTTCTTCGGTCCGTCGCGCATGGCCGTCGTCCCGGATGTGGTGAACGGCCCGGAGGAGATCGCCAAGGCGTCCGGGATCACCCAGTCCACCGACGCGCTGGCCGGGATGATCGGCCCGCCGCTGGCCGCGCCGTTGTTGTTCGCCGGCGGCGTGCAGTGGGCCATCGCCATCAATGCCCTGTCTTACGTGGTCTCCTTCCTGGCGATCCGCTCCGTTCCGATACCGGACAACGCCCCGAACCCGGCCGAGACCGCCGCATCGAATTTCTGGGCCGAGTTCACAGTGGGGCTGGCCTTCTTCGCCAAGACCCGGGTGCTGATCGTCGTGATCGTCTCGGCCTGCATCGCCAACTTCGGCGGCCAGGCGATGAACACGCTGGACGTCTTCTTCACCACCCAGAACCTGCACGCGGCGCCCAAGCTCTACGGCCTGCTCGGGATGGCGGCCGGCGCCGGGGCCATCGTCGGCGGCCTGCTGGCCACCCGGGTGGTGGCGCGCATCGGCACGGCGAACGCGGTCTGGACGACCGTCGGAGCCTCCGGCCTCCTCGTCCTGGTCTATGCCCGGCAGACGTCCATCTGGGCCGCGCTCCCCGTCATCTTCCTGGGCCTCCTGCCCATCGCGATGGTCAACGCGGCCATCGAACCACTGGTCATCCAGGTGACGCCGCGCGCGATGCTGGGCCGGGTGGTCTCGGTCTTCATGCCGATCATCAGCGCCACGCAGCTCGGCTCGACCATGCTGATCGGCTGGCTGATGAGCACGGTCATGCTGGGCTTCCACGCCGACGTCGCCGGACTGCACATGGGCCCGATCGACACCATGTTCTCGATCACCGGTCTGCTGTTCATCCTCGCCGCGATCTATGCCTTCGTCATGCTGCCGCGCAAAGACGTCGCGGTCCGAAGCAACCAACTGGACGCCTCAACACTCTGA
- a CDS encoding SigE family RNA polymerase sigma factor: MLGRLTQDELADFTEFAHARQRHLMRTAYLLCGNRQSAQDLTQTALLDLCRAWRRVRRVDDVDAYAHRVLINAYRTAARKTDRERKALWRKAWESGWPEDGAAPDRTVGVRLSLLAALDRLPPRARAVVVLRYWEDLSVEATAAALGCSAGTVKSQSSRALARLRELLGDEAAATDSEHWEISYGN; the protein is encoded by the coding sequence GTGTTAGGCAGGCTCACCCAGGACGAGCTCGCGGACTTCACCGAGTTCGCCCACGCTCGGCAGCGGCACCTGATGCGGACGGCGTACCTGCTGTGCGGGAACCGCCAAAGCGCACAGGACCTCACGCAGACGGCACTGCTGGACCTGTGCCGCGCATGGCGGCGGGTACGGCGCGTCGACGACGTGGATGCCTACGCCCACCGGGTCCTCATCAACGCGTACCGGACCGCGGCGCGCAAGACGGACCGGGAGCGCAAAGCCTTGTGGCGCAAGGCCTGGGAGTCCGGGTGGCCCGAGGACGGCGCCGCCCCGGACCGCACCGTGGGCGTGCGCCTGTCGCTGCTGGCGGCGCTGGACCGGCTGCCGCCGAGGGCACGGGCCGTGGTCGTGCTGCGGTACTGGGAGGACCTGAGCGTGGAGGCCACGGCCGCCGCGCTCGGGTGCTCGGCCGGCACCGTCAAGAGCCAGTCCTCACGCGCCCTGGCCAGGCTGCGCGAGCTGCTCGGCGACGAGGCCGCCGCCACCGATTCCGAGCACTGGGAGATCTCGTATGGGAACTGA
- a CDS encoding formimidoylglutamate deiminase has translation MTSPENPQAPQTTQDTQAPQRFWCQLAWINGEIKSKVLIEVAQGRISSVTCGVKPRPDDAEKLAGLTIPGLANVHSHAFHRALRGRTQVESGTFWTWRERMYEAAAHLDPDSYRDLATVVFAEMALAGVTAVGEFHYLHHSPKGGLYQDPNAMGHALAEAAHAAGIRITLLDTCYLSGGFDTELNDVQRRFSDGDAGRWADRVEALRKAYAGSDTVRIGAAVHSVRAVPVDQLSPVVAFAAENEMPLHVHLSEQRAENDACLARHHKTPTELLHAHGALGPRTTAVHATHLSQMDIDLLGTSATAVCMCPTTERDLADGIGPAHAVHLAGSPVNLGSDSHAVIDLFEEARAVELDERLRTERRGHWPASELLRAATEAGHASLGWPAAGRLEVGALADFTTIALDTVRLAGVQPAHAAESVVFAATAADVRHVVVGGRFTVRDHRHALVDDVPGRLAATIGAIFK, from the coding sequence GTGACTTCCCCCGAGAACCCGCAAGCCCCGCAGACCACTCAGGACACACAGGCCCCGCAGCGGTTCTGGTGCCAGCTGGCCTGGATCAACGGCGAGATCAAGAGCAAGGTGCTCATCGAGGTCGCGCAGGGTCGGATCTCGTCGGTCACCTGCGGGGTGAAGCCCCGTCCCGACGACGCCGAGAAGCTGGCCGGCCTGACCATCCCGGGCCTGGCGAACGTGCACTCGCACGCCTTCCACCGGGCCCTGCGCGGCCGCACCCAGGTCGAGTCCGGCACGTTCTGGACCTGGCGCGAGCGCATGTACGAGGCCGCCGCGCACCTGGACCCGGACTCCTACCGCGACCTGGCCACCGTGGTCTTCGCGGAGATGGCGCTGGCCGGCGTCACCGCGGTCGGGGAGTTCCACTACCTGCACCACTCGCCCAAGGGCGGGCTGTACCAGGACCCGAACGCCATGGGCCACGCGCTGGCCGAGGCCGCCCACGCCGCCGGCATCCGCATCACCCTGCTGGACACCTGCTACCTGTCCGGCGGCTTCGACACCGAGCTGAACGACGTCCAGCGCCGCTTCTCCGACGGGGACGCCGGCCGCTGGGCCGACCGGGTCGAGGCGCTGCGCAAGGCGTACGCGGGCTCGGACACGGTACGGATCGGCGCGGCGGTGCACAGCGTGCGCGCGGTCCCGGTGGACCAGCTGTCCCCGGTGGTGGCCTTCGCGGCGGAGAACGAGATGCCGCTGCACGTCCACCTGTCCGAGCAGCGCGCGGAGAACGACGCCTGCCTGGCCCGCCACCACAAGACCCCCACCGAGCTGCTCCACGCCCACGGCGCGCTCGGCCCCCGCACCACGGCCGTCCACGCCACGCACCTTTCGCAGATGGACATCGACCTGCTGGGCACGTCGGCCACCGCGGTCTGCATGTGCCCCACGACCGAGCGCGACCTGGCCGACGGCATCGGCCCGGCGCACGCCGTCCACCTGGCCGGCTCCCCGGTGAACCTGGGCTCGGACTCGCACGCGGTGATCGACCTCTTCGAGGAGGCGCGCGCGGTGGAACTGGACGAGCGCCTGCGCACCGAACGCCGCGGCCACTGGCCGGCCTCGGAGCTGCTGCGGGCCGCGACCGAGGCCGGACACGCCTCGCTCGGCTGGCCGGCCGCGGGCCGCCTGGAGGTCGGGGCGCTCGCGGACTTCACGACGATCGCCCTGGACACCGTGCGCCTGGCCGGAGTGCAGCCGGCGCACGCCGCCGAATCGGTGGTTTTCGCGGCCACCGCGGCGGACGTGCGGCATGTCGTGGTCGGCGGGCGGTTCACGGTGCGCGATCATCGGCACGCCCTGGTGGACGACGTGCCCGGGCGGCTGGCGGCGACGATCGGGGCGATCTTCAAGTGA
- the hutH gene encoding histidine ammonia-lyase produces MQTVVIGEADLTFGDVVAVARGGARVELSASSLEALAAGRALVDKLAAAPTPAYGISTGFGALATRHIDPEMRAQLQRSLIRSHAAGMGPLVEPEVIRALVLMRLKTLATGHTGVRPAVAQTMAALLNAGITPAVREYGSLGCSGDLAPLSHVALVLMGEGEVVGADGVSAIEAGPVLAEHGIEPLELAPKEGLALINGTDGMLGMLILALGDLTELVKIADISAAMSVEALLGTDKVFRPELHAIRPHPGQAASAANLLKVLHGSAIMESHREPNECTRVQDAYSLRCAPQVAGAARDTMAHAATVAERELASIVDNPVVLLADGRVESNGNFHGAPVAMVLDFLAIAAADLGSIAERRTDRMLDVARSHGLPAFLADDPGVDSGLMIAQYTQAALVSENKRLAVPASVDSIPSSAMQEDHVSMGWSAARKLRTAVDNLRRILAVELVAAARALELRAPLDPAAGTGAAVRALREAGVGGPGPDRFLSPELRAAEDAVKAGAVLAAVEAAVGPLN; encoded by the coding sequence ATCCAGACAGTGGTGATCGGTGAGGCGGATCTCACTTTCGGCGACGTCGTCGCCGTGGCCCGGGGCGGGGCTCGAGTGGAGCTGTCGGCGTCCTCCCTGGAGGCGCTGGCCGCGGGCCGGGCGCTGGTCGACAAGCTGGCCGCGGCCCCGACCCCGGCCTACGGCATCTCCACCGGCTTCGGCGCGCTGGCCACCCGGCACATCGACCCGGAGATGCGCGCGCAGCTGCAGCGCTCGCTGATCCGCTCGCACGCCGCCGGCATGGGCCCGCTGGTCGAGCCCGAGGTGATCCGCGCGCTGGTCCTGATGCGGCTCAAGACGCTGGCCACCGGGCACACCGGCGTGCGCCCGGCGGTGGCCCAGACCATGGCCGCGCTGCTGAACGCCGGGATCACCCCGGCCGTGCGCGAGTACGGCTCGCTGGGCTGCTCCGGCGACCTGGCCCCGCTGTCGCATGTCGCGCTGGTGCTGATGGGCGAGGGCGAGGTCGTCGGCGCCGACGGCGTGTCGGCGATCGAGGCCGGCCCGGTCCTGGCCGAGCACGGCATCGAGCCGCTGGAGCTGGCCCCCAAGGAGGGCCTGGCGCTGATCAACGGCACCGACGGCATGCTCGGCATGCTGATCCTGGCCCTGGGCGACCTGACCGAGCTGGTGAAGATCGCCGACATCTCCGCGGCCATGTCGGTGGAGGCGCTGCTGGGCACCGACAAGGTGTTCCGCCCCGAACTGCACGCCATCCGCCCGCATCCGGGCCAGGCCGCCTCGGCCGCGAACCTGCTGAAGGTGCTGCACGGCTCGGCGATCATGGAGTCGCACCGCGAGCCCAACGAGTGCACCCGCGTCCAGGACGCCTACTCGCTGCGCTGCGCCCCGCAGGTCGCCGGCGCCGCCCGCGACACCATGGCGCACGCCGCGACCGTGGCCGAGCGCGAACTGGCCTCGATCGTCGACAACCCGGTGGTGCTGCTGGCCGACGGCCGCGTGGAGTCCAACGGCAACTTCCACGGCGCCCCGGTCGCCATGGTCCTGGACTTCCTCGCCATCGCCGCCGCCGACCTCGGCTCCATCGCCGAGCGCCGCACCGACCGCATGCTCGACGTGGCGCGCTCGCACGGCCTGCCGGCCTTCCTGGCCGACGACCCGGGCGTCGACAGCGGCCTGATGATCGCGCAGTACACCCAGGCCGCCCTGGTCAGCGAGAACAAGCGGCTGGCCGTCCCGGCGTCCGTGGACTCCATCCCGTCCTCGGCGATGCAGGAGGACCACGTCTCGATGGGCTGGTCCGCCGCGCGCAAGCTGCGCACCGCCGTCGACAACCTGCGGCGCATCCTGGCCGTCGAACTCGTCGCCGCCGCGCGGGCCCTGGAGCTGCGCGCGCCGCTGGACCCGGCCGCCGGCACCGGCGCCGCCGTGCGGGCGCTGCGCGAGGCCGGCGTCGGCGGCCCGGGGCCGGACCGCTTCCTGTCGCCGGAGCTGCGCGCCGCCGAGGACGCGGTGAAGGCCGGCGCGGTGCTCGCGGCCGTCGAGGCGGCGGTGGGGCCGCTGAACTGA
- a CDS encoding cell wall-binding repeat-containing protein: MKRRTSSLLTAVALVSGAAASTLAAVPAQAAANSGTCASGFEKQGPISFSPSAAVAPANIAISVAGNTIDPGNGCKAVLDFGDGTSAQLSTDQDVAHTYQNPGDYRVTLTLQWPGYSPAVESGHLLVGGAAGQAQINRIAGADRLDTAVKISQKQWLTADPKSSWGQAQTAVIATSGTFPDALAGGPLAAYKRGPLLLTPANTALYGPANDEINRVVPKGRTIFILGGYAAVPASVDQQLINEGYKVQRFAGQTRFDTALQVAKFGLGDPANVVVATGTDFPDALSAGPLAAGPRATEVAGQQPQPAAIILTNGSSFFDPSTSAYVKSKLGTSNCKAVTAVGGSAVHALHALADGQCDSELYGANRYETSAKVFGEFDLTYLVGVASGTTFADALTGAAYVANVQQPLLLTDPNSLPDSIGAYFDAMGKQAGISYVDVFGGPKAITDTVYQQITDAAHTGQYNP, translated from the coding sequence ATGAAACGCAGAACATCCAGCCTGCTCACCGCTGTCGCGCTGGTGTCGGGAGCGGCCGCCTCGACACTTGCCGCCGTGCCGGCGCAGGCCGCGGCAAATTCGGGGACCTGTGCGTCCGGTTTTGAGAAACAGGGTCCGATCAGCTTCTCGCCCTCTGCCGCGGTGGCACCCGCGAACATCGCCATCAGCGTCGCGGGCAACACGATCGACCCCGGCAACGGCTGCAAGGCGGTCCTGGACTTCGGCGACGGAACGTCGGCCCAGCTGTCGACGGACCAGGACGTCGCGCACACGTATCAGAACCCTGGCGACTACCGCGTCACCCTGACGCTCCAGTGGCCGGGCTACTCCCCGGCGGTCGAGAGCGGCCACCTGCTGGTCGGCGGCGCCGCCGGTCAGGCGCAGATCAACCGGATCGCGGGTGCGGACCGGCTGGACACCGCGGTGAAGATCTCGCAGAAGCAGTGGCTGACGGCGGATCCGAAGAGCAGCTGGGGCCAGGCCCAGACCGCGGTCATCGCGACCTCGGGCACGTTCCCCGACGCGCTGGCCGGCGGTCCGCTGGCCGCCTACAAGCGCGGTCCGCTGCTGCTGACCCCGGCGAACACCGCCCTGTACGGCCCGGCCAACGACGAGATCAACCGCGTCGTCCCCAAGGGCCGCACCATCTTCATCCTCGGCGGCTACGCGGCGGTCCCGGCCTCGGTCGACCAGCAGCTGATCAACGAGGGCTACAAGGTCCAGCGCTTCGCCGGCCAGACCCGCTTCGACACCGCGCTGCAGGTCGCGAAGTTCGGCCTCGGCGACCCGGCGAACGTCGTGGTGGCCACCGGCACCGACTTCCCCGACGCGCTGTCGGCCGGCCCGCTGGCCGCCGGCCCCCGGGCCACCGAGGTCGCCGGCCAGCAGCCGCAGCCGGCCGCGATCATCCTGACCAACGGCTCGAGCTTCTTCGACCCGAGCACCTCGGCGTACGTCAAGAGCAAGCTCGGTACCTCGAACTGCAAGGCGGTCACGGCCGTCGGCGGCTCGGCGGTGCACGCGCTGCACGCGCTGGCCGACGGGCAGTGCGACAGCGAGCTGTACGGCGCGAACCGCTACGAGACCTCCGCGAAGGTCTTCGGCGAGTTCGACCTGACCTACCTGGTCGGCGTGGCCAGCGGCACCACCTTCGCCGACGCCCTGACCGGCGCCGCGTACGTGGCGAACGTGCAGCAGCCGCTGCTGCTGACCGACCCGAACAGCCTGCCCGACTCGATCGGCGCCTACTTCGACGCCATGGGCAAGCAGGCCGGGATCTCGTACGTGGACGTGTTCGGCGGGCCGAAGGCGATCACGGACACCGTGTACCAGCAGATCACCGACGCCGCCCACACGGGCCAGTACAACCCGTGA